The window GGGCGATATCGTCCAATGTGCACACCCCGACATTTTTCATTACCAGATCGAACGTGGTGAACACGCCCGCTCTGACTTCGGTCACGCCGGTGAGATCTTCGGCAAAATGTGCCGTCGGCGTGGCACCGACGCTGAGTTCAGGGCAGGCAATCCCCAGCGCGCGAACACGCCGTCCGGCGGTGTTGATGGCTTCACATTCTGCACGTGCGGCCGCCCTGATCGCCTCGTCTGTGCGGCAAGCGTACGATTCTCCCGCGTGCGCCAGCAGGCCAGTGAGTGTTGCACCGTTGCCGTCGATCTGTTTCGCCAGCGCAAGTAACGCGTCGCTTTCCGGCGGGATGCCGCCGCGGTGCCCGTCGCAGTCGATCTCAATAAAGACTGAAAATGTCACGCTGTTGGCGCGAGCAAAATCGACCACCGCCTGCGCCTGTTCCGCGCTATCCAGCAGAATATGAATATTCACGCCATTACGGATTAAGTTGGCGATGCGCGGCAGTTTGTGCGGGGCGATTCCCACGGCATAGAGCAGGTTGGTATAACCCGCCTCGGCAAAGGCTTCCGCTTCTGCCAGCGTCGAAACTGTCGCGGGTGAATTGGCATCTTTGAGCAGATAGCGACCGGCTTCAATCGAGCGTAGCGTTTTGAGATGCGGTCGAACCCGGCTGCCCAACGCTTCCGTTCGCTGATAAAGCCTGTCGATATTGCGTTGAAAGCGGAACTCATCAATCAGTAAAAAGGGCGTTTCCAGCGCGTTAAGCCATGCAATATTGTTCATTGTGCACCTTCGTCTCGTTGAGCCTGCTGCCAGGCGGCAAGAATGCGCTGGCCGATATATAAGTCCTGAATGGACAAACCGGAACTGTCAAACACGGTGATGTCGTCCGGCGTTTGTCGTCCCGTAGCACCTGCGCTAATCACGTTGCCGATGGCCGTCAGCGTCACATGGGCTGGCGCGTGTTGGAAGTCACCTATCATGCGGGACTGGGAAGGCAGATCGCAAAACAGGCGGCCAGCGGTAAACAGTTCTGGCGGCAGTTCCTGCTTGCCGACGGCGTCCGATCCCATACTGACGACATGCGTTCCGGCTTTAACCCAGTCAGCATTAAACAGCGGCGCGCGGGATGGCGTTGCCGTCACGATGATATCCGCTGCGCGGCACGCGCTTTCCGCATCGCTGATTTGCGCATCCAGCCCGGCGGCCTTGAGTTCTTGTGCCATCTCTGCGGATTTGCGGCTATCGCGCCCGACAATCAGCACGGTACGAATCGGGCGAATTCTTGCCAGCGCGGCGCACTCATAACGCGCCTGATTGCCGGTGCCGAACACGGCCAAAACCGAGGCATCAGGTCTTGCCAGCAAATCGGCGGCAACGGCATTGGCAGCGGCGGTACGAAAGGCGTTTACCTTTCCGGCTTCAATCGCGACAGCGATTTTCCCGATTTGCTGATCGAACAGCAAAATCAGGGAATTATGACGGGGCAGCCCGTTAGCAGGGTTTCCCGGCCAGAACGAACCGACTTTTAGCCCCGCAAGTTCACTTGTGGCGGACGCTTTGATGCTGAAAGTGTTACCTGGATCGGAACCTTGGCCGTGTACCACCGAAAAACTGCGAGCTTCCGGTTTGCTGGCGGCGAGCAGCGCCTCGCGAACGGCATCATAGGCCAGCTCATGGCTGATGAGTGATGCCGATTCTGCTTCAGAAATAAAAATCATGGTTCTTTCCTCAAGCATTGCCGGTCAGAAAAGCGCCGTAGCGGCTGATATCGACGTTTCCGCCGCTGATAATAATGCCGATGCGTTTACCGCGTAGCGATTCTCTGAGATTGCGTGCTGCCGCAAAGCTGAGGCAACCCGTTGGCTCCACGACAATCTTCATGCGTTCGGCGTAAAACCGCATAGCGTCAATCAGGTCGTCATCCGTCACGGTCAGAATATCGTCGACGTTCTGGCGAATCAGAGGAAAGGTATGGTTGCCCAGATGCTGGGTCTGTGCGCCGTCGGCAATGGTGTTGGGTGTATCAATATGCACAATGCTTCCGCTGCGGAAAGATTGCTGTCCGTCGTTGCCCGCGAGAGGCTCGACGCCATAAATTTTACAATGCGGTGATAGCTGGCGAGCAGAAAGCGCCGAACCCGATAGTAGCCCGCCGCCGCCCAGACAGACGAACAGGGCATCCAGCTCACCGGTTTCTTCCAACAGCTCTTTGGCAGCCGTGCCTTGTCCGGCAATAACGTGCGGGTGATCGTAAGGAGGAATCAGCGTCAGGCCATGTTTTTCGGCGAGATCTCTACCAATCTGCTCACGATCTTCGGTATAGCGATTGTATTCCACCACGTTTCCGCCATAGCCACGCGTTGCGGCGACTTTTGCTGCCGGTGCATCGTGCGGCATGACAATCGTTGCCGGAATACCAAGTAATTTGGCGGAAAGGGCAATGGCCTGTGCATGGTTACCGGAAGAAAACGTGACG is drawn from Pectobacterium aroidearum and contains these coding sequences:
- a CDS encoding DSD1 family PLP-dependent enzyme, which encodes MNNIAWLNALETPFLLIDEFRFQRNIDRLYQRTEALGSRVRPHLKTLRSIEAGRYLLKDANSPATVSTLAEAEAFAEAGYTNLLYAVGIAPHKLPRIANLIRNGVNIHILLDSAEQAQAVVDFARANSVTFSVFIEIDCDGHRGGIPPESDALLALAKQIDGNGATLTGLLAHAGESYACRTDEAIRAAARAECEAINTAGRRVRALGIACPELSVGATPTAHFAEDLTGVTEVRAGVFTTFDLVMKNVGVCTLDDIALSVVSTVIGHNREKGWVFIDAGWMALSRDRGTAPQAKDYGYGLVCDLYGSPYNDLCVTITNQEHGIITLPVDSGLSVDHFPVGTRLRILPNHACATAAMHQHYQVLKSHRNAQETWQRITGW
- a CDS encoding ornithine cyclodeaminase family protein, giving the protein MIFISEAESASLISHELAYDAVREALLAASKPEARSFSVVHGQGSDPGNTFSIKASATSELAGLKVGSFWPGNPANGLPRHNSLILLFDQQIGKIAVAIEAGKVNAFRTAAANAVAADLLARPDASVLAVFGTGNQARYECAALARIRPIRTVLIVGRDSRKSAEMAQELKAAGLDAQISDAESACRAADIIVTATPSRAPLFNADWVKAGTHVVSMGSDAVGKQELPPELFTAGRLFCDLPSQSRMIGDFQHAPAHVTLTAIGNVISAGATGRQTPDDITVFDSSGLSIQDLYIGQRILAAWQQAQRDEGAQ
- a CDS encoding threo-3-hydroxy-L-aspartate ammonia-lyase, with product MSYLRLPTFDDVVAAAERIAGYANKTPVMTSRTVNDVFGAEVFFKCENFQRMGAFKFRGAMNALLQFSDEQKAAGVVTFSSGNHAQAIALSAKLLGIPATIVMPHDAPAAKVAATRGYGGNVVEYNRYTEDREQIGRDLAEKHGLTLIPPYDHPHVIAGQGTAAKELLEETGELDALFVCLGGGGLLSGSALSARQLSPHCKIYGVEPLAGNDGQQSFRSGSIVHIDTPNTIADGAQTQHLGNHTFPLIRQNVDDILTVTDDDLIDAMRFYAERMKIVVEPTGCLSFAAARNLRESLRGKRIGIIISGGNVDISRYGAFLTGNA